A window from Borrelia sp. P9F1 encodes these proteins:
- the rpsP gene encoding 30S ribosomal protein S16: protein MSVRIRLKRMGAKKRPYYRIVVMNSASPRDGRAIEELGYYHPVEKQNQIKINEDRFKDWVNKGATPSDTVKKLLNKNRFKVGG, encoded by the coding sequence TTGAGCGTTAGGATAAGATTGAAAAGGATGGGAGCAAAAAAAAGGCCTTATTATCGAATTGTAGTGATGAATTCTGCTTCGCCCAGAGATGGGCGGGCTATTGAGGAGCTTGGGTATTATCATCCTGTTGAAAAGCAAAACCAGATTAAGATAAACGAAGATAGGTTTAAGGATTGGGTAAATAAGGGGGCTACTCCAAGTGATACAGTGAAGAAGCTTTTGAATAAAAATAGATTTAAGGTAGGAGGCTAG
- a CDS encoding KH domain-containing protein: MKEYGNEIELIEFVVKSLVDKRDEVKLNVVEGEKSTILELRVSTSDVGKIIGRRGRIARAIRTLLSACAAKTNRRVQLEILD, from the coding sequence ATGAAAGAGTACGGTAATGAAATAGAACTTATAGAATTTGTGGTAAAATCTCTTGTGGATAAACGCGATGAAGTTAAGTTGAATGTGGTTGAGGGTGAGAAGTCAACTATTTTGGAGTTGAGGGTTTCTACAAGTGATGTTGGAAAAATAATAGGAAGAAGGGGTCGCATTGCAAGGGCTATTAGGACATTGCTTAGTGCTTGTGCTGCAAAAACAAATAGGAGAGTTCAGTTAGAAATTTTGGACTAG
- the rimM gene encoding ribosome maturation factor RimM (Essential for efficient processing of 16S rRNA) gives MFVKGVVVSSYGVNGYAKVRSVSNGFEEFLGLKGNKVVLRKDRCSSIEVKVENVSLVNGVLLLKFEELNSPESIKDLVGFELWVSDDFAAQLEEGEYYFGELVGYGIVNDGKRLGVVVSFLECGNCVLLEVKVGDRLFFIPFLEVYLGKIDTKLRIIELKMLELLR, from the coding sequence ATGTTTGTAAAGGGAGTGGTGGTGTCTTCTTATGGGGTTAATGGGTATGCTAAGGTTAGGAGTGTGTCCAATGGTTTTGAGGAATTTTTAGGCTTAAAGGGAAATAAGGTGGTTTTAAGGAAGGATCGCTGTTCTTCGATTGAGGTTAAGGTTGAAAATGTATCTTTAGTTAATGGTGTGTTGTTGTTAAAGTTTGAGGAACTTAATTCTCCTGAGAGTATTAAGGACTTGGTTGGTTTTGAGCTGTGGGTGAGTGATGATTTTGCGGCCCAGTTGGAAGAGGGTGAGTATTATTTTGGGGAGCTTGTTGGTTATGGTATCGTTAACGACGGAAAGAGATTGGGGGTTGTTGTTTCCTTTTTAGAATGCGGAAATTGTGTTCTTCTTGAAGTTAAAGTCGGAGATAGATTGTTTTTTATTCCCTTCTTAGAGGTTTATCTTGGTAAGATTGATACAAAGTTGAGGATTATTGAGCTTAAAATGTTAGAGCTTTTAAGATGA
- the trmD gene encoding tRNA (guanosine(37)-N1)-methyltransferase TrmD, translating to MRITILSLFPSIIAPFFENSIMKKVVDRGIVSYELISIRDFSNNKHRRCDDVSYGGGAGMVLKAQPVSDALDYVNSKEKTTIFLSPSGLKYDQKLAYDLSREKELVIICGRYEGLDQRVVDLYVDLEISVGDYVLSSGEVAALVLVDSIYRLLDGVISPESLLEESFSGRCGLLEYPHYTRPCEFRGLRVPGVLLSGHHEKVRKWRFDRAVEKTRKNRYDLYLRYLEIKGEGDGFNRTDWC from the coding sequence ATGAGGATTACTATTCTTTCTTTGTTTCCGTCAATAATTGCTCCATTTTTTGAGAATTCGATAATGAAGAAGGTTGTGGATAGGGGTATTGTGAGTTATGAGCTCATTTCTATTCGTGATTTTTCTAATAATAAACATAGAAGATGTGATGATGTGTCTTATGGCGGTGGAGCGGGGATGGTTTTAAAGGCTCAGCCTGTGTCAGATGCGCTTGATTATGTGAATTCAAAAGAAAAAACTACAATATTTTTAAGTCCGTCTGGCCTGAAGTACGATCAGAAATTAGCTTATGACTTGTCAAGAGAAAAGGAACTTGTTATAATCTGTGGGAGGTACGAGGGGCTCGATCAACGTGTGGTTGATTTATATGTTGATCTTGAGATTTCGGTTGGGGATTATGTGCTTTCTTCGGGTGAAGTCGCTGCTCTTGTTTTAGTAGATAGTATATATAGATTATTGGATGGCGTGATAAGTCCAGAATCCTTGCTCGAGGAATCTTTTAGTGGCAGATGTGGCTTGCTTGAGTATCCTCATTATACTAGGCCTTGTGAATTTAGGGGGCTGAGAGTACCTGGTGTGCTTCTTTCGGGGCATCACGAGAAAGTAAGGAAATGGAGGTTTGATAGAGCTGTCGAGAAAACAAGAAAGAATCGGTACGATTTGTACCTTAGGTATTTAGAAATTAAGGGAGAAGGTGATGGATTTAATAGGACAGATTGGTGCTAA
- the rplS gene encoding 50S ribosomal protein L19, which yields MDLIGQIGAKGRRTEVFEFRVGDTVRVSYRVIEGSGERTQNFEGLVISIQNKGIGQTFLVRKISSGIGVEKVFPMHSPVLEKVQVLKRGKVRRAKLYYMRGRLGKSAMKVKERVHVKRTNNTNTSQN from the coding sequence ATGGATTTAATAGGACAGATTGGTGCTAAAGGAAGGAGAACGGAAGTTTTTGAATTTAGGGTAGGGGATACTGTGCGTGTTAGTTATAGGGTTATTGAAGGAAGTGGCGAGAGAACACAAAATTTTGAAGGTCTTGTAATTTCTATTCAAAATAAAGGCATTGGTCAGACTTTTTTAGTTAGAAAGATTTCTTCGGGAATTGGAGTTGAGAAGGTGTTTCCGATGCATTCTCCTGTTTTGGAGAAGGTTCAAGTTTTAAAGCGAGGTAAGGTAAGGAGAGCCAAACTTTACTATATGAGGGGCAGACTTGGTAAGTCTGCTATGAAGGTTAAGGAGCGTGTTCATGTTAAGCGCACAAATAATACAAATACTTCTCAAAATTAG
- the coaD gene encoding pantetheine-phosphate adenylyltransferase, protein MRIAVFPGSFDPITWGHIELVKRASSIFDKVIVLVAKNSSKSYLLSGSERYELTCEVIRSLSLSEVFVDRHDGLVVDYALSHNVGFIVRGVRAFHDFECEFERYVINSELSSAVDTVFLPSSARYLFIRSDFVKELMENKNFDLTSFIPELVQNKLKSKFIDKWA, encoded by the coding sequence ATGAGGATAGCGGTGTTTCCTGGTTCGTTTGATCCTATTACTTGGGGACATATTGAGTTAGTCAAGCGGGCATCTTCTATTTTTGATAAGGTTATTGTTCTTGTTGCTAAAAATAGTAGTAAAAGTTATTTGCTGAGCGGATCTGAGAGGTATGAACTTACCTGTGAGGTTATAAGGTCTTTATCTCTTTCAGAAGTATTTGTGGATAGACATGACGGATTGGTTGTCGATTATGCTTTAAGCCATAATGTTGGTTTTATTGTAAGGGGTGTGAGGGCTTTTCATGATTTTGAATGTGAATTTGAGAGGTATGTTATCAACAGTGAACTTAGTTCTGCGGTGGATACAGTTTTTTTGCCAAGTAGCGCTAGGTATTTGTTTATAAGGTCAGATTTCGTTAAAGAATTAATGGAAAATAAGAATTTTGATCTTACGAGTTTTATTCCTGAATTAGTACAAAATAAGTTGAAATCTAAGTTTATTGACAAATGGGCTTGA
- the rpmF gene encoding 50S ribosomal protein L32 — MAVPKFKPSKSRSRTRRSVNMRKRVPQLQECSNCGNLGMRHRLCSKCGYYRNNQYLELGL; from the coding sequence ATGGCTGTTCCTAAATTTAAGCCTTCGAAGTCCAGAAGTAGGACGAGGCGTAGTGTGAATATGAGAAAGAGAGTGCCACAACTGCAAGAATGTTCAAACTGTGGTAACCTTGGGATGAGGCATAGACTTTGCTCGAAGTGTGGTTATTACAGGAATAATCAGTACTTAGAATTGGGTTTGTAG
- the acpP gene encoding acyl carrier protein has translation MEQGEIFKKIRSIISEQLDKREDEVTMESRFVEDLGADSLDIYELLYLLEEAFDDKIPENEASEFETVGDVVTFIEKRKD, from the coding sequence ATGGAACAAGGTGAAATCTTTAAGAAGATTAGGTCTATTATATCTGAGCAACTTGATAAGAGAGAGGACGAGGTTACCATGGAGTCTAGGTTTGTTGAGGATCTTGGGGCAGATAGTCTTGATATTTATGAACTTTTATATTTACTGGAGGAGGCATTTGATGATAAGATTCCGGAAAATGAAGCTAGTGAATTTGAGACGGTAGGTGATGTTGTTACCTTTATTGAGAAGAGGAAGGATTGA
- the rnc gene encoding ribonuclease III gives MNFEEGRKEQLDKFLMSLHIGFGDLGLLNTALSHSSYANELDQKSINNERLEFLGDSVLNLVITDYLYRLYPDKSEGELSKARSYIVSEDSLSSIARELDLGNYLLLGRGEESNDGRNKKGILADAIEAFVGALYLDGGFSKASVFVIELFDVHIRLMFNRGDFKDYKSLLQEYVQKKYKISPSYKLAKEIGPDHSKTFCVELYVDDKFISNGKGRSKKEAEMRAAEMALKNVDSIDL, from the coding sequence ATGAATTTTGAGGAGGGACGAAAGGAGCAGTTAGATAAGTTTCTGATGAGTTTACATATTGGCTTTGGTGATTTGGGTCTTTTGAATACGGCTTTAAGTCATTCGTCATATGCTAATGAGTTAGATCAGAAGTCTATCAATAATGAGAGACTGGAGTTTTTAGGAGATTCTGTTCTCAACCTTGTTATTACAGATTATTTGTATAGATTGTATCCTGATAAGAGTGAGGGGGAGCTCAGTAAGGCCAGGTCTTATATTGTTAGTGAAGATTCTCTTTCTAGTATAGCTAGGGAGCTTGATCTTGGAAATTATCTTTTGCTTGGTAGGGGGGAGGAGAGCAATGATGGGCGGAATAAGAAGGGCATCCTTGCTGATGCTATTGAAGCTTTTGTTGGCGCTCTTTATCTTGATGGTGGATTCTCAAAAGCTTCGGTTTTTGTGATAGAGCTTTTTGATGTTCATATAAGATTGATGTTTAATCGTGGAGATTTTAAGGACTATAAGAGTCTTCTTCAAGAATATGTTCAAAAGAAATATAAAATCTCACCAAGTTATAAGTTAGCAAAGGAGATAGGACCAGACCATAGTAAGACTTTTTGCGTGGAACTCTATGTCGATGATAAGTTTATATCAAATGGCAAAGGAAGATCAAAAAAGGAAGCTGAGATGAGAGCCGCTGAGATGGCACTTAAGAATGTTGATAGTATTGATCTTTAA
- a CDS encoding CCA tRNA nucleotidyltransferase, protein MHLGPNSKDIVRIGKIFHNNNYEFFLVGGALRDLILKRTPYDFDFTTNATPEEIMKLFPNNIQTGIKHGTVSIIFNKKIFEVTTYRIDKEYENKRFPRKIEFTKTLKEDLKRRDFTINSIVMNILNHRIIDHYNGIGDLNKKIIKCIGNSNKRFKEDALRILRASRFASTLDFTIDKQTLISMKYQKENILSLSKERINNEFIKLLEGRNPIKGINYLQKVNFFNHFFNIEINKKVRNKIALLDKKNFYLKAIVVLTIKKDTSTLRETLRLLKFSNKDIKLILFYKCGFNELHTLKIKTLADVRTLLSKTTKESYKEIFDIYKAIKGKDHKLKFILNKMKSKNLINNPLSLKELAINGYDIRRLKISEDKKIGQILNDLLKKVLNNPKLNKKDTLVKYVKKIKDQYYQHS, encoded by the coding sequence ATGCATTTAGGCCCTAATAGCAAAGACATAGTAAGAATTGGGAAAATCTTTCACAACAACAACTATGAATTTTTCCTAGTAGGAGGTGCCTTAAGAGATTTAATTCTTAAAAGGACACCTTATGATTTTGACTTTACAACTAATGCAACTCCAGAAGAAATAATGAAACTATTTCCAAATAACATACAAACCGGTATCAAGCACGGAACAGTAAGTATTATTTTTAATAAAAAAATTTTTGAAGTTACTACTTATAGAATAGACAAAGAATATGAAAATAAAAGATTCCCTAGAAAAATAGAATTCACAAAAACCCTAAAAGAAGACCTAAAAAGAAGGGATTTTACAATAAATTCAATTGTAATGAACATACTAAATCATAGGATAATAGATCATTATAATGGAATAGGAGATCTTAACAAAAAAATAATCAAATGTATAGGCAATTCAAACAAAAGGTTTAAAGAGGATGCTCTTAGGATATTAAGAGCATCCCGATTTGCATCTACACTTGACTTTACAATAGATAAACAAACATTAATATCTATGAAATACCAAAAAGAAAATATTTTATCCTTATCAAAGGAAAGAATAAATAACGAATTCATTAAACTTTTAGAAGGTAGAAATCCAATAAAGGGAATCAACTACCTGCAAAAAGTAAATTTTTTTAATCACTTCTTTAACATAGAAATAAATAAAAAGGTAAGAAACAAAATTGCTCTTCTGGACAAAAAAAATTTTTATCTGAAAGCAATTGTTGTTCTTACAATCAAAAAAGACACCTCCACTTTAAGAGAAACCTTAAGATTACTTAAATTTTCAAACAAGGATATAAAGTTAATCCTATTCTATAAATGCGGTTTTAATGAACTTCACACTCTCAAAATCAAAACACTAGCAGATGTTAGAACACTGTTAAGCAAGACCACCAAAGAAAGCTACAAAGAAATATTTGATATATACAAAGCTATTAAAGGTAAAGATCATAAACTCAAATTCATATTAAATAAGATGAAAAGCAAAAACTTGATAAATAATCCTCTATCTCTTAAAGAACTGGCAATAAATGGCTATGATATCAGAAGGCTTAAAATATCGGAAGATAAAAAAATCGGACAAATCCTAAACGACCTACTAAAAAAGGTACTAAACAATCCTAAATTAAATAAAAAAGACACCCTAGTAAAGTATGTAAAGAAAATTAAAGATCAATACTATCAACATTCTTAA